The following proteins come from a genomic window of Vanessa tameamea isolate UH-Manoa-2023 chromosome 6, ilVanTame1 primary haplotype, whole genome shotgun sequence:
- the LOC113393220 gene encoding fas-associated death domain protein-like: MTLSEFTKLKQQIVFDVGKCENHIHILNKLKEFYKDDVDSDRRFEQINTIGQLINILEIRNVLSEDDVGPLKEIARRINNDDLLERICDYEVNHISKGYINQYVIENIPMTSIKQHMTENKESCLQNYPFGALSPKKMLRIRETIIEEIGSFWRDLGRNLKIRECKIDEIDTNYNSLPSKASQLMNLFESRADKQRWFFVLCEALEKSRRKDLSKTLQEIMAMNIS, translated from the exons atgactttATCAGAATTTACGAAATTAAAGCAACAAATTGTGTTTGATGTAGGTAAATGTGAAAACCATattcatatacttaataaattgaaagaaTTCTATAAAGATGATGTAGATTCTGATAGAAGATTTGAACAAATTAATACAATAGGGCAGTTAATTAACATATTAGAAATTAGGAATGTTCTATCGGAAGATGATGTCGGACCTTTAAAAGAAATCGCTCGTAGAATTAACAATGACGATCTTTTAGAAAGAATATGTGACTATGAAGTTAATCATATTTCAAaaggatatattaatcaatatg ttATTGAGAATATACCAATGACATCTATTAAGCAACATATGACAGAAAATAAAGAAAGCTGTCTACAAAATTATCCTTTTGGTGCATTGAGTCCAAAAAAAATGCTTAGAATTAGAGAAACAATCATAGAAGAAATTGGAAGCTTTTGGCGTGACTTGGGAAGAAATCTTAAAATCCGGGAATGTAAGATAGATGAAAttgatactaattataatagtttgCCATCCAAGGCTTCACAATTAATGAACTTATTTGAGTCTAGAGCTGATAAACAAAGATGGTTCTTTGTTTTATGTGAAGCATTAgagaaatcccgtagaaaagaCTTAAGTAAGACTCTGCAAGAAATTATGGCTATGAATATATCATGA